The nucleotide sequence GAAAGCAAATTAGAACAAAAACCTGCAGTAGGAGGGTTACACTGCCGGAGACAAATATCACTGCAATACAGTCGCACACAGGAGGCCGATGGAGCCCACCAGGCAGCAAGGACACATGAGCCTTGACAGCATGCAGTTAGTTGAATAACAAGGAAATGACTGGGGAGAGGCAGGTTAGAAATTGCAAACAGTGTCAACAAAGTGGGTTTTTTTAAACCTAAAGCAGTGCTCTTACCCCAGGCACAGGGCTCTGTGATTGTCACCCCTGATATTTTATCCCACATTGAATGAGGGGAGGAGCCAGGATCAGAGAAACAAGAAATTGGGGGAAAATCAGGTGAGTGCAGTAATATGAGGGACAGATGTCAAACTGCTGAGATGAAGAGTGGAAGGAGCTGCTGGCAACTGCAGAGACCCTCCTTCACCAGCTCCTCTGGAGATCTGTCATCACTCATTGCTCAGATCATCCAGATTCAGGGCTTAGAAGATATTTTCCAAACTTGCAAGTAAAACAAATATCAGATTCTATGTTGGAGGGCCTGCGTATCTTGGAAGATGTGTATATTCTCCTTTAGGTGCTGTGTTGGTGTGGACCATGCTCCATGTCATGGGCTACTTTCTCAGTCTTATTTCACTGTGGCTGAGCCTCGTCCCTCTCCAGATGTGTGTCACCCTGAACACCTGCAGTAGGTGTAAAGGAGTTACACTGAACACATTCCCATGCTGATCTTAGCCTGGAGAAAGTTCATGATACCAAGAGGAGGGCCCACACTCCAACCTTAAAACATGCACTTTAACTGCTGTCTAAATGTGTTTGTAGCAGCAAATGGCAAAGGGTCAGTGCTGGAACCTGGAGTTCCCCAGTGGAGAATTCTCCCCCTCGTTAACTGGGAATCCTTTATTCCTACTTAGTCTAATTTCCTGTTACAGCAAAGGCCATTACTCTTTTGGAGCCTCTTATCATTCTCTAGCACATGTAATAATATTTGTCCTTTATTTCTTATCTAGAATATGATGGCCTGTGGTTCGAAAAAGAGAGACATCATGTGAAATTCACAGAGAACCTGGAAGCAAACCAGATGTTATCGGAAAGAGATGGGGAGATTACGTCTTCATATTCTGACTGGGGAAGAGATTACAGAAATCAATGTGTCTTagacaaaaagcaaaaaaatgcaACAGTAAGCTCATGTAAGAATTCTCCTATGTGTAAGCAAAGGGCCAGTAATATCAAGCAAGCAGTAAAAGAACAGAGAAACCAGACGACAGAGCAAAAATGTTTATGCGATATATGTGGGAGATTTATCAGTGatcctgtaactctgaaatcacATCAGATATCTCACACTGAAGAGAGACCATTTACAAATATAGATATCGGGCAAACATTCAGTAAGAAGGGAAAAGTACTAGAACAAGAAGAATCAACCACAGTAGGGGGACCCAAGGGAGGAGAACTAGAGCAGGAAAAATCATCCCCAGTAAGGGGGCCCAAGGGAGAACTATTGGAAGAGGAAAAATCAAACATAGGAAGGGGGCCAAAGGGAGAACTACTGGAACAGGAAAAATCAAACACAGGAGAGGAGTTGAAGGGGGAACTACTGGAACAGGAAAAATCAAACACAGAAGAGGGGCCAAAGGGAGAACTACTGGAACAGGAAAAATCAACCACTGGAGGGAAGTCTTTTCCATGCACTGAAAACAGGGAAAGCTTAATTAGGGACTATATTAAATTTAATCCCCAGAATTTCCACTTTTCttgtactgaatgtggaaaaaacTTTCTTTGTAAGGCAGGCCTCAGAAGACACCAGAAAATCCATTCCATGGGAAAGAAACCATTTACCCGTGCTAAACGTGATAAAAACTTCAATCAGAAGATAAACCTCATTGAACAAAAAATCCACACTAATGAGACATTTTCTTGTACTGTATGTGGCAAAAGCTTCCGTCATAAAATAAGCCTTAGAAGACACAAGAAAATGCACAAAGAAGAGACTAAGCTTGTACCTAACATACCTTGGCTTAAGAGTAAAGTTCATTCTTTTCAAgctatgcacaaaacaaacccaactgGAGGCACTATCTTGGGAGAGAGACCATTTCCATGTGCTGAATGTGAGAAAAGGTTTTTTTGCAGAATAAATTTAGTATGCCATCAAATGAATCACACAGCACAGCGACCATTTTCTTGTACCGAACGTGTCTTCATTCAGAAGACAAACCTCATTAAGCACCATAAAAAGACTGGGATCATACCCAACAAGTGAGGTTCATTCCAGACATCATATGCTCAAAACAAATCCAGATGGAGTTGTTACTCCAATAGCGAAATCATTTTATTGTACTGAATGTAGCAAAACTTCCATTCAAAtggaaaatccaagatggtacCACAAAATTCACAGTGGAGAGGTACCATTTCCATGAAATGAATGTGAGAAAATGTGGGCAATCCTTCACGCAGAAGGGAAATCTAATATTGTCACGGACATCAGCGATTCACTCTCAGACAACACTGGAGGCAGCTTAATAAAACAGGAAGTTTAATGTAAACGACAACCTGAGCCTGCAAActtttaccagtaatccctttcTTTACTTCCTGGTTCATTCCTCACAGTGCCCTATAGTGGGAACTGCTGTGCAGCACATCAATTCACTTAGAAGTTAACTGTTGTGTCAAATATGGCGCCAGAAAATTGACAGTGGAGAGAGACCATTTTACTGTACTTAATGCAGCAGAAACTTCACTCGGAATGAAAATCTAATAAGCCACCAGACAAATCACAAGGAAGTTCTGTGTGGCACAATGCAGATATTAAGAAGAGCATTAACAGTACATTTAGGAGACAGGGATCACACCCTGGCTGACGAGCAAGGCTCAAAAGTAACCTATTTGGAGACACTACTCCATGAGAGagaagcaacagaatttgcaaaacaggAGAAACTAAAATCCTCTTCGAAGAGTTGCACaagcaaacaaggaaaaacaagtAGCAAAGGCACACACTAACTTGGATAAAAAGCTGGTTCCTGCAGATGTTCAAACTTTGGTTGACGGATGGGATGTATATTTAGCACAGCATGACAGGAATAGCCAGGCAGACTGAACGGACCAATTGGTCCCTACCTGCCACCATCATCTTCATCTAGACTTAGAGGAAACATTCCAGGCATCACTGAGAcgatggtagatgcctggaatggcccGATGGCAGAGGTGGTAAGGGCTGGCAGTATAACAGATTTGAATATGCTTGAGACAGATACAAAGGGGGGGAGTGGTAGGGAGAAGGTTAAAAGTCTAGATACAAGCCATGGAGAGGGaactgctgtttttaaagtgTGCAAAATGATATGCTCATCTACCTAACGAGGTAGTGAACCAGAGAAAAAGACAACtgagcagactggctggacctCCATCATCTATCTATTGTGTTAGGACAATACATTTGAAGATAGTGGATCACAGAATCATTCTGATTGCTTTGACAAAGTGACCCCAGAAATGCAGCAGACGCGGCTTATCCAGGTTGCAGTAAAGCCTTTGACACCGCTCCACATGGAAGACTGGTGACCAAGCTAGCCCAGTCTCGGAGTTGGAAGAAAAACTAGCTAACGAGTTGGTTGAGTAATAGGGGACGCCAGGGGCAGAATGCCTCAGAGATCAGTGCTAGGCCCAGCCCGTTTcaatgcctgtgtatgtgacacGGTGGCAGGGCTGAAAGCGACAGTGTGCCCATTTTGCAGATGATAGGAAAATCTGTAACAGAAGAACAGTGCCAAAGGATATGACGGCAGATGTGGACAGCAAGGGCCATCTATTCTGCCCAATATCTTTCCTAGTGCAGTACCACAGACttcagctgatctctggctttcaccTCACTTCTTTGCAATTTGGGATGCTCTGGGCTTATCGCGTGCTTTCTTGACTTCTGTTGCTTTCTTCATGCCCACGTGGAGATCATTTCATTCAGCTaacaccctttctgtgaagaaatagggGTTACTTGTTGCACCCTAGTCAGCTTCCTTGGATCCTCAAACCTAAGGCCTGTTCCAGAGCAttctttccagaaaaaaaaaatctgtttcttATGCATTGTTTATACCTGTGAGTTATTTGAGTACCTCTGTAATATCCCTTGTCGCTAATCTTCTCTGGGGTATACGTATTTATGTTAttaagtctcatctcatgtcTTTTAGTGTAATCCCTGCACTGCCTTGGTAGACTTTCTCTAGAGCACCTCCTATCGATATCCTTGCAGAAGTGCGGCCTCCAGAACTGTTCGcaatattctaggtgaggtctcaccaatgccTTGTACGGAGTCTTCTCACTTCcattttttctactggttatacCTCAGTttgttttgctaccttgaaatCGTTAGACAGGATCACCCTGAGGTGTCTCTCTTGGTCAGTGCACATCGGTatttcaccccccctcccccttaccaaCATGCACTGCTCtcgtttttatgtatttatttgtttattgataTGCCGCTTAAACTAATTGATTTTTTCGCCCCAttgcatgattttgcactttTTTTGCTTTCAATCTTAGCTAACAACTACAGGAACACTCCTCAACTTTTCTTAGAtcatttttcatgtttatttcCTCGGCAGTCTCTACTCTGTTGTGgctcttagtgtcatctgcaaaaaggcaaactttttctTCTAATCCCTCTGCAATGACGCACACAAAGATTTTGCACAGAACCGGCCTCAGGACACACAACTAACCATCCTCCTTTCCCTAGAGTGAATTGAATTTCCCTTCAGCCTTTGCTGACCAGCAATCGGTTTCTAAGCCAATCCTCCACCGTGGGACCCCTCTTTTAGGCTGATCAGGTTATTTATCAGCCCTCTACGCAGAAACGTATCAAACGCTATGCTGAAGTCCAAGAACTGATCAGATTTTTATAACATGAtgttcctctggtaaaaccatgctgacttagGGCCTGCAGCCTGCTTGAACTCTAGATACTtcgctatcctttccttcagtagagtctccattaattttccagtCAAGATTGTCTAACCTGTAATTTCCCACCTCCTCTCTGTTAGCACTTTTATGAAGAGGTAGCATCTACGCTTATTGAGTCTTGCGGAATCACTGCGGCCTCTGAAGATCTGTTGAACAAATCATTTGGTGAACCTGTCAGAACCTCACTGAACTCCCTTAATATGCTAAGATGTATTCCACCCAGCAACATAGCTTTGTTCACGCAATCCTGCTAGGCATCCGCCCCACACCATAATTGATGGGCCTTCTTCAGTGAATGCCAAACAAAAGaattacataacataagaaattgccatactgggtcagaccaaggatccatcaagcccagcatcctgtttccaacagtggccaatccaggccataagaacctgacaagtacccaaacactaagaagatcccatgctactgatgccagtaatagtagaggccattccctaagtcaacttgattaatagcagttaatggacttctcctccaagaacttatccaaaccttttttaaacccagctacactaactgcactaaccacatcctctggcaacaaattccagagcttaattgtgcactgagtgaaaaataattttctccgattagttttaaatgtgctgcttgctaacttcacagagtgctccctagtctttctattatccgaaagagtaaataaccaattcacatctaactgttctagacctctcatgattttaaagtcttctatcatatcccccctcagccatctcttctccaagctgtttatca is from Rhinatrema bivittatum chromosome 2, aRhiBiv1.1, whole genome shotgun sequence and encodes:
- the LOC115085969 gene encoding gastrula zinc finger protein XlCGF57.1-like isoform X2; protein product: MKENYQTLISLEYDGLWFEKERHHVKFTENLEANQMLSERDGEITSSYSDWGRDYRNQCVLDKKQKNATVSSCKNSPMCKQRASNIKQAVKEQRNQTTEQKCLCDICGRFISDPVTLKSHQISHTEERPFTNIDIGQTFSKKGKVLEQEESTTVGGPKGGELEQEKSSPVRGPKGELLEEEKSNIGRGPKGELLEQEKSNTGEELKGELLEQEKSNTEEGPKGELLEQEKSTTGGKSFPCTENRESLIRDYIKFNPQNFHFSCTECGKNFLCKAGLRRHQKIHSMGKKPFTRAKRDKNFNQKINLIEQKIHTNETFSCTVCGKSFRHKISLRRHKKMHKEETKLVPNIPWLKSKVHSFQAMHKTNPTGGTILGERPFPCAECEKRFFCRINLVCHQMNHTAQRPFSCTERVFIQKTNLIKHHKKTGIIPNK
- the LOC115085969 gene encoding gastrula zinc finger protein XlCGF57.1-like isoform X1 — its product is MRQTLSSSPARERVRPPPPPHSFLILKAAKAERKMPAGASAQVPVTFEDIAICFSKKEWKLLEEWQKELYKEVMKENYQTLISLEYDGLWFEKERHHVKFTENLEANQMLSERDGEITSSYSDWGRDYRNQCVLDKKQKNATVSSCKNSPMCKQRASNIKQAVKEQRNQTTEQKCLCDICGRFISDPVTLKSHQISHTEERPFTNIDIGQTFSKKGKVLEQEESTTVGGPKGGELEQEKSSPVRGPKGELLEEEKSNIGRGPKGELLEQEKSNTGEELKGELLEQEKSNTEEGPKGELLEQEKSTTGGKSFPCTENRESLIRDYIKFNPQNFHFSCTECGKNFLCKAGLRRHQKIHSMGKKPFTRAKRDKNFNQKINLIEQKIHTNETFSCTVCGKSFRHKISLRRHKKMHKEETKLVPNIPWLKSKVHSFQAMHKTNPTGGTILGERPFPCAECEKRFFCRINLVCHQMNHTAQRPFSCTERVFIQKTNLIKHHKKTGIIPNK